In a single window of the Raphanus sativus cultivar WK10039 chromosome 9, ASM80110v3, whole genome shotgun sequence genome:
- the LOC108828557 gene encoding cyclin-D4-1-like, whose product MAEKLEQSLLSTETTDEEEKGMIVDKTQTSQMGFPSESEEIIREMMEKEKQHLPSDDYIKRLRSGDLDLNVRRRDALNWIWKASEEHQFGPLCVCLSVNYLDRFLSDHDFPNNCKAWTMQLLAVACLSLAAKLEETEVPVLIDLQVGDPQFVFEAKSVQRMELLVLNRLEWRLRAITPCSYIRYFLRKMSKFDQEPSNMLISRSLQVIASKTKGIGFLEFRPSEVAAAVALSVSGELHTVHFDNSPLFSLLQKERVKKIGEMIESDGSGLCSQTPNGVLEVSACCFKT is encoded by the exons ATGGCAGAGAAACTAGAACAAAGTCTTTTATCTACAGAGACCACGGATGAAGAGGAGAAGGGCATGATTGTTGACAAAACTCAGACTTCGCAGATGGGTTTTCCATCAGAGAGCGAAGAGATCATCAGAGAgatgatggagaaggagaagcagCATTTGCCAAGTGATGACTACATCAAGAGACTCAGAAGTGGAGATTTGGATTTGAATGTCAGAAGAAGAGATGCCCTTAACTGGATTTGGAAG GCTAGTGAAGAACACCAGTTTGGACCTCTGTGTGTTTGCTTATCAGTGAACTACTTGGATCGGTTCTTGTCGGACCATGATTTCCCT AATAATTGCAAAGCTTGGACAATGCAGCTGTTGGCTGTGGCTTGTTTATCTTTGGCAGCTAAACTTGAAGAAACTGAAGTACCAGTGTTAATAGATCTTCAG GTTGGAGATCCTCAGTTTGTGTTTGAGGCTAAGTCAGTCCAAAGAATGGAACTTTTGGTGTTGAATAGATTGGAATGGAGATTGAGAGCGATAACTCCATGCTCATACATAAGATATTTCCTGAGAAAGATGAGTAAATTTGATCAAGAGCCATCAAACATGTTGATATCCAGATCACTACAAGTGATAGCCAGCAAAACCAAAG GTATTGGCTTTTTGGAGTTTAGACCTTCTGAAGTTGCTGCTGCAGTGGCACTTTCTGTTTCTGGAGAATTGCACACAGTTCACTTTGACAACTCTCCTCTTTTCTCACTACTTCAAAAG GAGAGAGTGAAGAAGATTGGGGAAATGATCGAGAGTGATGGCTCAGGCTTGTGTTCACAAACACCAAATGGAGTTTTAGAAGTATCAGCTTGTTGTTTCAAGacatga
- the LOC108828558 gene encoding 14-3-3-like protein GF14 kappa isoform X1, with protein MAATMSRDQYVYMAKLAEQAERYEEMVQFMENLVTSSTPSSELTVEERNLLSVAYKNVIGSLRAAWRIVSSIEQKEESRKNEEHVSLVKDYRSKVETELSTICTGILRLLDTNLIPSANASESKVFYLKMKGDYHRYMAEFKSGDERKTAAEDTMIAYKAAQDVAVADLAPTHPIRLGLALNFSVFYYEILNSSEKACSMAKQAFEEAIAELDTLGEESYKDSTLIMQLLRDNLTLWTSDMQEQMDEA; from the exons atggCGGCGACGATGAGCAGAGACCAATACGTCTACATGGCGAAACTCGCCGAGCAAGCGGAGCGTTACGAAGAGATGGTACAGTTCATGGAGAACCTCGTGACCTCCTCCACACCGTCCAGCGAGCTCACCGTAGAGGAGAGGAACCTTCTCTCCGTGGCTTACAAGAACGTGATCGGATCTCTTCGAGCGGCGTGGAGGATCGTGTCGTCGATCGAGCAGAAGGAAGAGAGCAGGAAGAACGAGGAACACGTGTCGCTCGTCAAGGACTACAGATCTAAGGTCGAGACGGAGCTCTCCACGATCTGCACGGGGATCCTCAGGCTGCTCGATACGAATCTGATCCCTTCGGCTAACGCTAGCGAGTCCAAGGTGTTTTACTTGAAGATGAAGGGTGATTACCATCGGTACATGGCTGAGTTCAAATCTGGTGACGAGAGGAAGACAGCTGCTGAAGATACTATGATCGCTTACAAGGCTGCTCAG GACGTTGCGGTTGCTGATCTAGCGCCTACGCATCCGATCAGGCTGGGACTGGCTCTTAACTTCTCGGTGTTTTACTACGAGATCCTCAACTCTTCGGAGAAAGCTTGTAGCATGGCCAAACAG GCTTTTGAGGAAGCTATTGCGGAGCTGGACACGTTGGGAGAGGAGTCATACAAAGACAGTACTCTCATCATGCAGTTGCTAAGGGACAATTTAACCCTCTGGACTTCCGATATGCAG GAGCAGATGGATGAGGCCTGA
- the LOC108828558 gene encoding 14-3-3-like protein GF14 kappa isoform X2, with amino-acid sequence MAATMSRDQYVYMAKLAEQAERYEEMVQFMENLVTSSTPSSELTVEERNLLSVAYKNVIGSLRAAWRIVSSIEQKEESRKNEEHVSLVKDYRSKVETELSTICTGILRLLDTNLIPSANASESKVFYLKMKGDYHRYMAEFKSGDERKTAAEDTMIAYKAAQDVAVADLAPTHPIRLGLALNFSVFYYEILNSSEKACSMAKQAFEEAIAELDTLGEESYKDSTLIMQLLRDNLTLWTSDMQMDEA; translated from the exons atggCGGCGACGATGAGCAGAGACCAATACGTCTACATGGCGAAACTCGCCGAGCAAGCGGAGCGTTACGAAGAGATGGTACAGTTCATGGAGAACCTCGTGACCTCCTCCACACCGTCCAGCGAGCTCACCGTAGAGGAGAGGAACCTTCTCTCCGTGGCTTACAAGAACGTGATCGGATCTCTTCGAGCGGCGTGGAGGATCGTGTCGTCGATCGAGCAGAAGGAAGAGAGCAGGAAGAACGAGGAACACGTGTCGCTCGTCAAGGACTACAGATCTAAGGTCGAGACGGAGCTCTCCACGATCTGCACGGGGATCCTCAGGCTGCTCGATACGAATCTGATCCCTTCGGCTAACGCTAGCGAGTCCAAGGTGTTTTACTTGAAGATGAAGGGTGATTACCATCGGTACATGGCTGAGTTCAAATCTGGTGACGAGAGGAAGACAGCTGCTGAAGATACTATGATCGCTTACAAGGCTGCTCAG GACGTTGCGGTTGCTGATCTAGCGCCTACGCATCCGATCAGGCTGGGACTGGCTCTTAACTTCTCGGTGTTTTACTACGAGATCCTCAACTCTTCGGAGAAAGCTTGTAGCATGGCCAAACAG GCTTTTGAGGAAGCTATTGCGGAGCTGGACACGTTGGGAGAGGAGTCATACAAAGACAGTACTCTCATCATGCAGTTGCTAAGGGACAATTTAACCCTCTGGACTTCCGATATGCAG ATGGATGAGGCCTGA
- the LOC108828354 gene encoding uncharacterized protein LOC108828354: MAVSFPRLPRWLCGGGGGNTKKESKGSPPSLKKTIKTESSSSMVKKIKKGWVGRGGGEEERMGNVVFPEPDDPEWSIGWVEPHGPGFKSEDDSGGGGFVVLVPCYKKVMDGSGNQILNGFFSPAPDGKNMEQWLSSIRKL; this comes from the exons ATGGCAGTCTCTTTCCCTCGTCTTCCGAGGTGGttgtgtggtggtggtggtggtaacaCTAAGAAAGAGTCGAAGGGATCTCCTCCTTCGCTGAAGAAGACTATTAAGACtgagtcttcttcttctatggtgaagaagatcaagaaagGATGGGTTGGAAGAGGAGGAGGGGAGGAGGAGAGGATGGGGAATGTGGTGTTCCCTGAACCAGATGATCCAGAGTGGTCCATTGGTTGGGTTGAGCCTCATGGACCAGGGTTTAAAAGTGAGGATGATtctggtggtggtgggtttgtGGTTCTTGTTCCTTGTTACAAGAAAGTTATGGACGGTTCAGGGAATCAGATTCTGAATGGCTTCTTCTCTCCTGCTCCTG ATGGGAAGAATATGGAACAGTGGCTGTCGTCTATAAGGAAGCTATAA